A region of the Longimicrobium terrae genome:
CCGCAGCACGCGGGCGGCGGCGTCCAGAATCTGCTGCCGCGTGCGCTCGCGGTGCCCGGCCGGATATCTCGTCATCCACCTCCTCCTCGCGACGGGCGAAAGATCATGCACGTGCTGGTTGCGTGTGCGTAGAGCGTGCCCTCCGCGTCGCGCAGCCGCGCCTCCGCCGTGGCGACACGTCCACCGGAGTGGATCACCGTGCCCTCGCAGAAGATACGTCCCGTGTCGCGGGTGAGCGGGCGGACGTAGTTCAGCTTCAGTTCCAGCGTGGTATACCCGGTTCCCGCCGGAAGCGTGGAATGCACCGCGCACGCCGTCGCCGTGTCGCAGAGCGTGGCGGCGAGCCCGCCATGCACCACGCCGATGGGATTGTAGTGGTACTCGCCCGGATCGCAGTAGAACACCACGCGCCCCTCATCCGCCGATTCCATCCCGATCCCGAGCGTTGCCATGATGGGCGGGCCGGGAAGCTGGCCCGCCTGCATGGCGCGCAGGTACTCCAATCCCGCCATTGCGGCGCCGGCCTGCGCACCGGGGAGCGGGTCCTCCCAGGTGATGGTGCGGGTGCGCTCCGGATCATTCGCCGCCATCAGACGCGCTCGATGACGGTGGCCACGCCCTGCCCGCCCGCGATGCAGAGCGTGATCAGTGCGGTGGACAGGTTGCGGCGCTCCAGTTCATCCAGCGCGGTGCCCAGCAGAATCGCACCGGTGGCGCCAAGCGGATGGCCCAGCGCAATCGACCCGCCGTTCACGTTCACGCGGTCGATGTCGATTCCCAGCCGGCGGATCACCTGCAGCGGCACGGCGGCGAACGCCTCGTTGATCTCCCACAGGTCGATGTCGCCCACCTCCATCCCCGCCTTGCGCAGCGCCTTGCGGGCCGTCTCCGCCGGCGCGGTGAGCATGATGACCGGGTCTTCGGCCAGGATCGCCATCGACCGGATTCGGGCGCGCGGCTTGAGGCCATTGGCGCGGGCGTACTCCGGCGAGGCGATCAGCACGGCGGCGGCGCCGTCTACGATTCCGCTGCTGTTGCCGGCCGTGTGCAGGTGCCGGATGCCGCCCTCGCGCGGAAAGCGGGCGAGCGCGATCTCGTCCAGCGTTTCACCGTTCGGGCCCGCGGCGGTCGCACCGGCGGCGGCAAAGGCGCCCTTCAGGCCGGCGAGCGCCTCAATCGTCGTGTCGGGGCGCAGGTACTCGTCTTCGGACAGCGCGACGGCGCCGGTCTCCGGGTCCAGCACGGGAAACAGGCTTCCGGTAAAGCGGCCGGCGGCCTGCGCCTCGGCGGCGAGGCGCTGCGAGCGGAGCGCGAACGCATCCAGTTCCTCGCGCGAAAACCCTTCCATCGTGGCGATCAGATCGGCGCTGATGCCCTGCGGAACCTGGTGGTGCAGCCGGCGCAGGCGCGGGTTCAATCCGTCGCCCTCGCCGCCGTCGGCGCCCATCGGTACGCGCGACATGCTCTCCACGCCCGCGCCCACCACCAGCTCCTGCATGCCGCTCATTACGCCCATCGCGGCGAAGTTGACGGCCTGCAGGCCAGATCCGCAGTAGCGGTTGAGGGATACGCCGCCCACGTGCACCGGCCAGTCCGCCGCCAGAACCGCCTGCCGGGCGATATTGGCGCCCTGCTCGCCCACCTGCGACACGGCGCCGACCACGACGTCATCCACGTCGTCCAGGTTGGCGTGCGTCCGCCCGGCCAGCGCGTTCAGCGTCTGCGCAAGCAGTTCCTGCGGATGGATTTCCGTCAGCGAACCCTTGCCCCGCTTGCCGCGCCCGCGAGGAGTACGTACCGCGTCGATGATGTATGCGTCCGCCATTTCGGTGCTCTCCCGGTCCGAGTTCGCCCGCTTATATGATGGTAATCATATAAGCAGAAAAAGTCGTTCGCAAGGTGGCGGTTCGCGGCTTGGGTGTTGGATGATGGGCGATGTAGGATGATGCGAGCCCGCGTTCCCGCGCCTGGAGACGCGGATCGTGCCCCCCTGAACGCGGAGAGGCGCCTGCCCGGACCAATCCAGGAGGCGCCTCTCGGTCCCCGGCGGTACCGCAAGCGGTGAGGGCACGGGGTAGGTCCAAAAGCTAATCGCGCCGGCCTCTTCCATCAAGAGCCAGATGCCAGAACATTCCCGGTTCCCGGATCCGGTACTCAGGACTGCGTTACAGACGTCCATCATCGAATCCGTGTCACGGCCCCGCCTCCTTGCCCACGTTTCCAACACCGGCGAGGGGTGGAACGAAGCAATCGGCCGGTACCGCTTCGATATCGAGCTTGCCCGGGCGCTGCATCCAGTGCTCAATTGGGCGGAGGTGGTACTGCGGAACCACCTTCACGGCGCAATCGGACAGTCAGTCGGCAGCCGCGAGTGGCTGATGGGCCGCCCTGGACTGCTGCTTCCGCTGGAAGACGCTGAACTCCGTGGACTTCTGCTTCGGATCAGGCACCGCGCGCAGTGGCGCCGCGGGCAGATCCGGCTGTCCGAAGACCTCGTAATCGGAGAGCTGCCATTCGGCTTCTGGACCCGCCTGCTGGGTTCCGAGTATGCGAACCGAAGACTCCGGCGCGAACAGCGCTTCTGGCCGATCCTGCTGGAGGACACTTTTCCACGATGTCCGCCGGAGATGAGGACGCGAGCGGCGGTGAGTGCCCGGTTCGGGGAGATCCGCATGATCCGCAACCGTGTGGCGCACTACCGACGAGCGAACCATCTGGCCGATCGCGCGCTCTACGACCGGATCGTGGAGGCGATCGGGTGGATGAACGGCGACATTGCGGCGATGCTGATCGCGGAGGACCGCCCGCGCTTCATCGCCCTGTACGAAGCAGGCGCGCAGCCGTGGATCGACCGTGTCGCCAACTGGCAGCAGGATGCAC
Encoded here:
- a CDS encoding PaaI family thioesterase; its protein translation is MAANDPERTRTITWEDPLPGAQAGAAMAGLEYLRAMQAGQLPGPPIMATLGIGMESADEGRVVFYCDPGEYHYNPIGVVHGGLAATLCDTATACAVHSTLPAGTGYTTLELKLNYVRPLTRDTGRIFCEGTVIHSGGRVATAEARLRDAEGTLYAHATSTCMIFRPSRGGGG
- a CDS encoding acetyl-CoA C-acetyltransferase — encoded protein: MADAYIIDAVRTPRGRGKRGKGSLTEIHPQELLAQTLNALAGRTHANLDDVDDVVVGAVSQVGEQGANIARQAVLAADWPVHVGGVSLNRYCGSGLQAVNFAAMGVMSGMQELVVGAGVESMSRVPMGADGGEGDGLNPRLRRLHHQVPQGISADLIATMEGFSREELDAFALRSQRLAAEAQAAGRFTGSLFPVLDPETGAVALSEDEYLRPDTTIEALAGLKGAFAAAGATAAGPNGETLDEIALARFPREGGIRHLHTAGNSSGIVDGAAAVLIASPEYARANGLKPRARIRSMAILAEDPVIMLTAPAETARKALRKAGMEVGDIDLWEINEAFAAVPLQVIRRLGIDIDRVNVNGGSIALGHPLGATGAILLGTALDELERRNLSTALITLCIAGGQGVATVIERV